One Arachis hypogaea cultivar Tifrunner chromosome 18, arahy.Tifrunner.gnm2.J5K5, whole genome shotgun sequence genomic window, GTGCTCTGATTTATCTGTTTCAAAGGCAGGGTGTGGAGCTACCACCAGACATCGCTGCAGGGATGAGTTTCATAGAATGATAGAGTGAAAATAGAATATTAGGATTGGAGTTATTTTGCATTGAAGTAAACATTTTATTGAATTAGACTGAGCAACTCTATGAAAGAGATTTATTTACTTCGTATTTTGATGGATATATTAATTTGTTttgcttatatttaaattttgtttttgcttcaattttatattctatttttgagtttcaaattttcactcttataataatggaaaataaaaaatagttaaaaagaataattcaataatattataaataaattacgCGTGTTTTATTTGAAAaacgaaaatttcttttttttattaaattagcggcggttttaaaccgccgctgTTTGGGTTCAGATCAACCGCCGCTAACTTTTAACATAAACTGATGTCCCATTTGACGgtggtttaaaaccgccgctaaactTGTGGAAACTTGGACTCGTCATGCCAAATTGCGGCGGTTTTAAAACCGCTGGTAAATATGAAGGAAACCGTGAAAGACTCATTTGGTGGCGGTTTTCAATTTTGTGCCGCAAAAAGTTTGATTTAGCGGTGGCTATACCAGCGGTTTATGAAAACCGCCGCCAAACCCAATCCCGGCGCCCATATCCATGGCCTTTTATAAACCGCCGGTatttgattttgcggcggtttaaaaccgccgctaatcaATAAAAAAACCGCCGCCAATACGCGGCTACCTTgtattacgttgataccttcttgtaagctaaggtgtaaaaatatccaaatttccaagactctaaccattatttgacatagtaaaattcacttagaaaaatataacaacaatcaacccttcttcaaaattaaagcataaccacaattaatactaatattgtctagtaacaccaaatatttaaatcaagagcaatgctagggggccagcaacatttgtgattggtagccatcaactagccatcaatgatgatttgatggtgtgagattggtgtgagatttcatccaatggctcacctttctctgctggttacatgctggccaaaatgcaataaaattgctggccccctagacttttccttaaatcaatacaaataacacaatattatgcattagtctaaagtcttatgcattttaaacataaaacattaacttatagtcttataatgacaaataatacaaaatattaaggtttacaatacttaaattccatataagaatagtcatgatctatcactaataacacaaaatattaattgtgtatgatgaccgggccgagTTCGGGTGATCCGAGCTATGGTCCGAACCCGACTCGAAATAAtgatcgggtctatttttgagactcttACCCGACCCTAAATccgataaaatcacaccaaattagttcCTAAAGTGTTCAGGACCGAGTTGAACCATATACACCCCTAATCTCCTCAATTCTTCATCGTACAAATAGTACGAGGATGTTTTCCACATACACAAGCTGTGACAGAAAAGATTATAGAAATGATAAATTAGTAATAATATATCTCAATGTGTATTCTGAAGTCAGAACTTTAGTCTTCACAAGTACaataactttaatttaatttgtccATCTATAGAGTATATAATAGAAACATTCAATCATTTTAATCACTAATCTCAATCATACAATTAGTTTTAGTAATTTgtttcgattatatatatataaatgtatcacttttattatataaaagtatCTTGAATACGTTTGAAAACATTTTCATGTAATTTTAATAACACAAGAATATACGATACTTACGTACTTAACATAATCCTGTagtaatttttctttaataaaaatattactgtATTATAAATgaatttcaattaaaataatacattttaaaaatattcttaatatgATTTTTACTTACAAAAATATCTGTCAGAttataagtttattttttttttgttttcaatccaATTTCTtagtttcaatatatatatatatatatatatatatatatatatatatatatatatatatatatatatatttcaatcaTAAGCGTATCATATAACACATCAAAGTAAGATTGTCATGTTTACGTTTCTATTAACGGTGTTAATTAATAATCTTAAGATATAAccaaaacatatttaaaatattaagtaCAAAATTTGAACTAATTAAACATTAGACtaactttaaaattttgaaaagtttcaaagataaaaaatatagttaCCCTGTAACATTTTCAACTATAACACAATGAATAGAAACTACAAAAATATATGCTTATTATAAGATACATAACATACATTAGgagttatattatatttttacagttctatatatattttctcaaaattactaactctaataattttgtattggaataaagtaaaataattttttaataatttttgtcatagaaaaaaagaaagaaaaaaaaaaaagccttttCCATTACGTAATCAACTTATGGTACAAAGTTAATTATGAAGCAAAGTGCATTATTTATCTTGAAGATCAATACCTCCGTATCAATTCATTAAGTAAATTTAATGCTTACCTTAAACACAAACATATGAAATGCCTGCAACGAATCTTTATTTGATAAATCTACAGAACTGGCATGATTCCAAACGACCAAAACCATGATGGCATGTGCCAAAacctaaaaattgaaaattacagTAATTTTAAGGCATTACTACAATGATCAATAATTTCACTTTTTTCGTTTGATATAAATCAATCACGTAATAGTAGAAATAGGAAATTTCAAGAAATACTTTCACTTTGGAAATCCTAATTATTATAGTCGGTTtggtaaaatttattaaaaagatagTTGTGCTTGTCAAAAACATAAATatcttattttgtatttaataaatttaaaaaatcatatatttatatttttccttCAAGAGTTAGCAATATttataaaagtatttataaaatcatatatatatatatatattcttagtctttattaaatttatatttattacaatccttataacttttaaaatcaaacattagtgccaatgagttatagctcaaatggcatagtctctccatactcaattaagaggttaccGGTTTGAGCCTCctatctttggttaaaaaaaaaaatcaaacattaGCGTGTACTTTATTGAAAACCACCTTTATTTTGTTTGGAGTTATGTTGTATGGATATAGGATACGACACGACACGGGATACGCGAATTTAAAAGTCTTATAAAACAGGAGACaaggcatatatataaaatataaagtaatttttaaataaattataatgatattttgctATTttgttgatattaaaatataaattaatttttaattatttttaatatattttttatgtatataaaatatttaaaatattttttgttttaataattaataatatatactatttttaaacttATTCCAAGAATGcatgttaagaataaaaatagacACACTGATACGTGATAGTATTTAAGTATGTTTAAGcctatctaaaaaataattttttttatgttttattaagaCACTATTGGATATAGAAAATATACATATTAAacgaatatcaatgaatattatgTTCGAAATGTGTTCAACACACAAATACGATAAATCAAAGAAGAGTCAATGTTTCATAGGTTTGGAGCCATGTATATATAAGCCATGTTCTTGGATAAGAAAAGGCTTGGTTTTTCTTTGGATTAAAATGAATGCAACACATAAATAACTTTAACcaatataaataaatagtatttaCCGTGAAAATTTTGCTCCATAGAGAAGGAGATAATGCTCCCAATGTAATAGCAACTCCATAAGCCATTTGAATAAGTGAAATGCATAACCAAAATACCTTGCAAAAGattaataaaacaaataaatgaaGGTATATGTAATAGCAAAATCTGGTGAGCACTGTTTTGAAGAGGTGTTGTAtactttttgaaaaatacaagttttttattttgtatttgataaataaaaaaatacatgtatttatGTTTGCTTTTTAAAAAatgagtatttttgaaaatacttaaagtgtaattttttaaaattaattttatatttattaaaataaaaaattttaatataatttcatacataaataaatttttaaatttattattatatttgtttttattataatatttttaaattttaaaaattatttactaaatataattgttgttgtttgtgtttattaaaatttattttttatttcatttatcaaaacaaatagatactataatttttaaaaaaattattttttaaaaaattagttttcataaattattttcgaaaagtaAAAGACCAAAATTTTAATCTGAGGCTTTACAACAAGGTACCTTCTTAACACCCAAACGTATTGCCAAAGTTTTGAGGCCCAATGCTTTGTCTCCTTCAACGTCTGCTAAGTCCTATTTATTATCATCACATATTGTTATATCATTTGATTGAAAACATCCAATAAAAAGATTAGTGttctaatataaaatattatatttaattgctTAAAAATTTACCTTTGATACTGATATAACTGAATAGAAACAACCCATGACCAAACAGCCAAGAAGTAGAGATCTTGGATAAACAGCTGCCTGTTTTAGTACAAAGGTCTGGACAACATACATTCATGTATTTGTTCCAAAAAATGTATTAGACTTCCATCAAAATTGCATCATATATaggaaactaaattaaataatatagttattagaaaaaaaaaaaaaaaaggtcttGAGAGTCAATATTGTACAGTCAACTTCAGTAACTAACATTtacattagaaaaaaaaaatctgatatttttaaaaacaaaaatattcaaaatttaattaaaaatatctaaaatacaaactcaacaaaaactaattaattttttagtagattttgatACTTATAACTTATTTAACAACCTGGTTGAAattgattatatattataatattaatttccTATGATCACTTTTTATTGGGATTCTTTTCAATGAAATATTAAATTATTCTTTATGTATATAAAAGCTAATTTATATGAAATATGAAGAATATGTCTGTAAAGATTACAGGTCAGTGGAAAAGTACCTTCATGTGGAGAAAAGCTCCTAAATTAAATGTTGTCAGCAGTGTAATTGTACTTGATATTATTGTAAGAATTGTAGATCTCTTCCATCTCAACAAAGGTAACTAGAGAGAGTTTAGAAATGAAAATAATTGTCAAGTCACCATTAAATAAATATTTCATATTTGAGAACATCAAAAGCATGAGCCCATGTTTTTAATCTCTTAAACATAATCTCATACTATATACAAGGTTAAGTGAAACTCATTGAAAGTAACAAGTAAAAAATTTCAAGTAGATAGGAGGAACTCAAATTAACAAACAAATTGATGATGTAGTTACCTAATAAGTTAATCTAAGAAGCAAAGTGCGTATAGGTTCAAAACAAGATAAACAGAGTGCCCATATGTTCAAAACCTAAAAAACAGATCCCAATTTCTTAAATCCCTTCTTCGGGTTGAAGTTCTAACGAACATCTCCTCATTTGAGTCATTTCCGTGTCTTAACTTGCATGCACTTTTTAGGGTCAATTTTACAAAACAATTATTGACTAAACACCCAAATTAACCTCTAAggaattctaaaaaattttagattagatattttgattttgttataatatcattcatcccaaaagtttaaatTGATATGAAAAAACGATACGAACAGTTATACCTCTAATACTTCTTCTCAAGAAAGAGTGTCTTTTGGATTGTTTAATTTTTACAttagttatcttcttttcttttatttattttatgatattttttttacttttgagatTTATCAAAGATTAAATTCTAGACCTTTCAAACATAAAGTTTTAATATTATGTCTTAATACCATTCTTCCCAAAAGTTTAAACTAATAAGAGAAAATAACAtgaattgttatatttttaacatattttaaatatttttttctcaaaaatttttgacaattattttcatTAGATAGATTAGTCTTTACtaactttcaatcaaatttttaatatgcaTGCTAAAACAATAAAGGAATTAATTAGtctatttttaaaacaataaaggaattaatttattttacattaGTAGTAGTTCTCGTCTTCTCGATGACttgttgaaaataaaaatttattggatAAGATGATTTAGATTGTAACACAAATAAGACAAACAAGGCAAGCAATTTAGATGAACAAGTTTTTTCCAATTTTCAAAGAAAGCTACTTACATTAAATGCATAAGCACTCGTTAGAACAGCAGTGATAAGATTGGTCCAAAGCAATGGCTTTGATCCTACCATCCATGTAAGCCCAATACTCTGTACAAAAACCATAACAAattaggagagagagagagagagagagttaaggCGAAATACATTGTATTAacgaaagaaatttaaaaaaaagggaagaaagtggAAATTAAATAGTCACTTTCTCAtgcattttgaaaatttattcaggagaaataataattattagtgaTATGATTATATATGtatctctttttattattttaaatttttgttaaaaaataattttataatatagtattaaaatttttataatcgaaaattgtataaaattatgttttgtcatcttttgaaagaagaaaaaaaaaataaaacaaaaagaatgatTCAAAgtttaaacaaatttttaaataagacATTTATTGAAGGAAACGTGTCATAATTGAAGTTGGATGCTAAAAATAATCACTCTAAACATCGTACCGAAAGTAGACAGAATCCCACAATTATAACTCCACGTGTGTAGGAATAATCTCCAGATGCCAAAGGAAGATATGGCTTATTGATCTACAATGAAATAATATTTAGTAGCATAAGTAGCTCAATATATATGTATAAGTAAACCTAGTCTATTGAGGTAATGAAAATCCGTAACTTATTTTTAGTAGTAAGTGCATACCTTATCTATTTCAACATCGGCTAATTGATTCGCTCCCATAACATATTGATGCATGCACAGGACAGGTATCATATACTGAAACAtagccaaaaattttaaaattaataaaccaCTTCTGAAGGTAAAATAGTACCTTACAGAGTAGAGAAGATACTCTTTCTAtatatttcattctttctttttattttttaactacaaTTGTTTTAACCAGCTCTTTTGTTTTTCCATGTTACTTTATAACATATTTTGTATATTATatgaataatataattaaatgaaaaatattaagtGACAAAATTTATAAGTGGACAGACctaaaaagtgttattttttgATAATACAATTGTTgtattttttgacaaaatttatAAGTGGACAACAATTgtattatcaaaaaataaatagatCATTCTAAAATATAAGTGGACAgacctaaaaaatgttaataATTAGACAGAATCTGATAcaagaataatattaaaaatattaaataaaaataaaatcttaagaataaatttattaaaaatgttataaataaaacattttttagtagaaaaataaaaaattaattaatgttgACTAACATTAACTCGGCCGTTATCTAACATTTCTGGAACCAGTCATAACTTATAATGTTGGGACAAGATAAAGGATACGCTATCCCTTTGTTGTCCATCCCGGTTAGATATACTTACTTATCAAGTAATACTTTTCTGGgaaataatagatatataaatGACTAGAAATTATTGGggtttttaaattattcaaaaaataagtaatttgaaattaatcaattcatatattaactaaacataaataatataaattcaaaataaacaatTAATTTGGAAGTTCTAATAATTAAAACCAAGAATTACGaacttgtattaaatttataattactcTATGAATTCAAGTTTATGTTATATATACCATAGAATACTCATCTCTCCTTAGATAagtatcaaatttttttatgaagctattattattatatttaactaCAAAACATAGTATTAAATAAATTGTGCGCTTTTTACTCGAGTTTATCACCTGCAAAAATCCTTTTAAAAATAACACTGGAGATATATCTGAGAAAGTGTCCACTGCAAGAAGCGATGAAGACAGTGCACCTGAAGTCTTTGTccaaaaataagaaaacaaaattagtaattaataaccgttaaaaatttaattattcatgTATTTTCTATTAtcagttaaaattttttatggaAATAAAATCATGGTaatgattaattatttatttatgaaactAACCACGCCAACAAATGCATACAATCTTGTAAACTTGACAAAACTATTCAGCGCATTTCTGATAGATTCCAAAGTGCTTTTTGATTCATCATGAGATTTTAGTTCAGATTCATATGATTCTCCAGAAGATGCATTCATTAAgtattttttctcaaatttatCACTTCTAGATGATCCTCCTTCAATGCCTTTGTAATGGAGCTTTGAATTATACTGCAAGGATCTCCTAATACTGTATTCTTTTGTGAGATTCCTATTATTGCACCACAAACCTCTCTTTGCATAagaacctaaaaaaataaaaaaaatccaaattaaatttcACATTAGGACTGGTGTTAAAAATTGAGACAAGTATAATTATTTATTGGTTTGCCTAACATACATGTGCAGATGTGCTCTAGGAGTATATATTAATGTTACCAATTAAGACAATTTatatatagaataatataaagttataatttttaatctatttattctttatttattaaaaataaaaaatttataaacttctattaataataatttttaatatttgtcttttattgtattttaaaatatattttatacaaataattaatttagtgactATTTTTTATCTACATATAATATgattatataataattatgtaAGGTGCTAATTTTGTGGTTTCCATTTTGTAGGTGACTTAtcctttatttaataaattattcaatgtctactattttttgtgtgtataaaaatatataaaaagaaataggGTTTGTactattatttatgaaaatataatatCTAAAAGTATCATGAAATAATAAATCAAATGTTTGaaagatatatttaaaaaaattatatagtaaaaCATTATATTTATTGTAAGTATGCATTGATTTGGCTTGTTTTGCttgtacaaaaatatttaaaagataataaaaataaataacataaaacagtctaaaataatttgatttttatttattaattattattaaaataaataaataaataatattaaatataataaatatgttattataaatattacatatataaaattataaatactaaattaaataaaataatagctGCTGAAGGTGTCATTTTGTATCATATCAAAACATTTGACCGTCAAAACAAGGTGGACTTATGTTTCTCTGAGTTTGTAGGGACCGATTAAATGCTCCTTGTAACTTTTGGAGCATCAAAAttccacacaaaaaaaaaatagtaaaacaagttgtattttatttgtttttattattattattatcattatttattttttgtattggACTAGTATACTAAAACTAAATGAACTTGGGCCaagacttttttatatttttgtccgGTAAAAAAATCTGGATCATTCTCAAATTAAATTACATTACTTTATTTTGAATTGATATTAgattacataaaattataaaaaaaaaagttaaaaaatgaaAAGACAAGAATATTGTTTTAGAattaatattaaaagattaaaatatcttttaaaagtaactaaaaatttaatttaattttaaaaagaataaaataagtttgtaataaattttaaaaagacaaaaatactctttttaagattagagttattcaattattttaaaaataaaaaatttatattaaatttaaaaagataaaagtactctttttgaaatttgaagagtaacattaaaatttaaaagtctaaaatATCTATTTAGTATTAATGGTCTTTAaatgctttaaaaataaaaaatttgtcctgaatattaaaaaaataaaaatatactatttaagattaattttgaaaagacaaaaatatctttttaagagtattgttgtttaattaaattataattttaaaattcaaatttaattttaaaaagattatgaTCTATGATGCACTGACACAGACACAGGACACGCTgatacgcgaattttaaaatcttacatgacatagggacacacatatatataaaatataaagtattttttagataaattgtaatgatattttgatattttattgatattaaaatataaattaaaatttttaattatttttaatattttattttaattatatcaagtatttaaaatattttttgttttaataaataataacatatactatatctaaatttattttaagaatatatgttaagaataagactggacacgcggacacgtgattgtatttaggtgtgtccaggaGTGTccggaaaagaattttttattttttattaagacacgattgGACACAGCAGACATGCATGTCGGACGAGTATCGGTGAGTGTagtgtccgaaatgtgtccgacacacgGACACGATAACTCAACAAAGTGTCCGTACTTCATAGATTACGATacacttttaaataattttaaaattacaaaaatactaGTTATCCAagggaatttttttaaaataaataatttaattattttaattaccaaaatatgTAATTTGTAGCATATTTACTAATTTACATCACATTGATTTATCtcatttacaatgtaaacgagataattatGAATGCATtttgtttataaataaaaaaacgagaataataaaaatataaaaataataaaaatattaataatttaagttagaccaaattattaaaaatagaatgctttaaataatagaaaagatggacgaaatcaaataatagaaaagataaacgattttgataatttaaaagttaaattaaCACATTTAACTAGACATATCAcataatttaaaagttaaaaaattatcCATTTAAAATTAACACATTATTCTTTTAGAAACTAACTCATTTAAATTAGTATCTATCGAatctattattttcaaatttatcGACAGTATTTATTTTTATAACCAACTCTTATTTGTTAGCTTAGTGATTGAGAGTGGGATGGTTTGCAAATGGCACAGACCCCTTTTATAccttttttaatagttttttttattttatttcagtaaaaaaattaacactaataaaatactaaaataaaaaaaacgttgcttaataaataaataaataaaaataagagattaatttttataattattttatattttttatttaaaagtataattttaaattagtgttaattttttaaatactaagttttttacaaaaatataattttttgacaTTAATTGTTTAATGAtattatcaatatataataaaagtttCATTAATATAATATCCCTTAGAATATTGcgctaatatattataatattaataatgtaaAAACATTTTAAAACTCTAAATAATACAAGAATATTGTAACATCCACGGaatttgtatatataattatatagttATATACTAGTGGCAGGACTTTAGGGTTCTCTTATGTTTGACCATCAAAACAAGTTGGAATTGTGAGTTAGATTGGTTGACTCACTTAGATGCTTATAGTTTTTACTCAATTTAGATAACTTGTGTCTTGTGATGAGTTGAGTGGCTGAATTCAGATCAAGTGAGTCGATTtgactctttttattttaattttttattcaaacaaAAAAGTGAAAAACTATCTAACCTGATTaatctctattattatttaataaaaacatAACAATCGTTAAAAATTTTAATCATTCATCCATACACATAAATGAACAATCTTATATGAAGATTAACTTaactaatagaataaaaaattaaagattaagttGGTGATTAAAATTTTGTTGACAATTAAAGTAGTcgattaagatttttaaaatctaatttgaGGTTTTACTCCATTATCTTATTGTAAACGataaagaatagaaaaataaacacaacaattcaagaaattaaataaaaagaaaataaataataataataataataataataataataaaaatgaaagaagagATACCGGTGGTGGTGGGAGTAGTAGGAAATGATGACCCTAGAAGCCCAAAAGCCATTATTCAATCTAAAGAACAAAGAATGCAATAGGAGCGAAATTCTGAAAATGCAAgacaaaaaagggaaaaagaaacaaTCTCTTTGTGCAATCTAGGACATTCATTGCTCAAACTATTTAAAGAACGCAACTGTACTGATAAAGACGGACCAATTTGCTTTGCCGATGCACTGAAAATTCTAAATTCAACA contains:
- the LOC112770354 gene encoding naringenin 8-dimethylallyltransferase 2, chloroplastic-like codes for the protein MAFGLLGSSFPTTPTTTGSYAKRGLWCNNRNLTKEYSIRRSLQYNSKLHYKGIEGGSSRSDKFEKKYLMNASSGESYESELKSHDESKSTLESIRNALNSFVKFTRLYAFVGVTSGALSSSLLAVDTFSDISPVLFLKGFLQYMIPVLCMHQYVMGANQLADVEIDKINKPYLPLASGDYSYTRGVIIVGFCLLSSIGLTWMVGSKPLLWTNLITAVLTSAYAFNLPLLRWKRSTILTIISSTITLLTTFNLGAFLHMKTFVLKQAAVYPRSLLLGCLVMGCFYSVISVSKDLADVEGDKALGLKTLAIRLGVKKVFWLCISLIQMAYGVAITLGALSPSLWSKIFTVLAHAIMVLVVWNHASSVDLSNKDSLQAFHMFVFKLVYVENILVLFVR